In Pontimonas salivibrio, the sequence AAGGAGCCGACCGCCACACGGTGATCACCCCCGGGGAGTAGGACGTTTCACGTGAAACATTCAGGGGTGGAGCAGGAGCCAGAAGCAGCATTACTGCTCTTCGGTGAGCACATTGGCGTTGCGAGGCAGTTCGCTCACGATCTCATCGAGTACGGCGAGACTCTGGGACTGATCGGCCCAAGAGAATTGGAACGGCTCTGGACGCGGCACCTGGTTAACTCAGCCCTGGTGGGGACCCTTGTAAAGGCTGGAACGTTAGCCGATATCGGTTCCGGCGCGGGTTTCCCGGGGCTAGTGGTGGCCATTATGCGCCGCGACGTGTCGTGCACGCTCATTGAGCCGATGGAGCGGCGTGCCACCTGGTTGAGGGAGGAGGCTGATCGACTTGAACTAGAAAACGTTGACGTGCTGCGCTCACGCGCCCAAGACGTGCCCTCAGATCGGCGTTTTGACACGGTGACGGCTCGAGCCGTCAGCGCCTTGAAAAAACTCGTACCGATGACCAGACGTTTAGTAGCACCCGGTGGACAGATGGTGTTCTTGAAGGGCCAACGCCTAGATCAAGAGATTGATGACGCCAAGAGCGTGCTGGTGAAGAGTGGACTGACTAACGTTGAGTCTTTGGTAGTCGGTGCGGATTACCACACCGAGGAAACCCGTATTTTCCGAGCTACGCTGGAGTCTTAACTTCGCGCGATTGTGTGAATGTTTCACGTGAAACATTGGGGGTATTACGGCATGTCAACTGACTCGACGCCACTAGCCGATGAGTTATTGGCAGTGTCCGTGCGGCGGGAGCGCCTTCGGCGTGCTACCTGGCCACTACCCTCCGCCACCCGGATTGTCACGATAGCCAACCAAAAAGGTGGTGTTGGTAAGACCACGACCACGGTGAATCTCGCTGCGTCCCTGGCAGCTCACGGCGCCAAGGTGTTGGTAATCGATCTGGACCCCCAGGGCAACGCGTCAACGGCCCTTGGTGTGCCCCACCATGACGGCGTGATTGGGAGCTATGAGGTGTTACTCGGTGAATCCGCTGTGGAGGACGCCATAACACCCAGTCCGGAAGCTGAGGGCCTCTGGTGCCTGCCAGCAACCATTAACCTCGCCGGAGCAGAAATTGAGCTGGTGTCCCAGGAACGCCGGGAGTTTCGATTGAAAGAGGCACTCGCTGGTTATCTAGGAGAGGGAAAGCGTGAGGGCTTTCATTACATTTTCATCGACACACCACCATCTCTCGGCATCTTGACGATTAACGCGTTTGCCCTGGCGAATGAGGTCCTGATTCCGATCCAGTGTGAGTACTACGCCCTTGAAGGCCTCAGCCAACTCCTGGACACCATTGAGAGAATCCGTGCGCACGTCAACCCTGACCTTCAACGAAAGACGATCGCGCTGACCATGTATGACCAGCGCACCAATCTTGCTCAGCAGGTAGCCCAAGACGTTCAAGAACACTTTCCCAGCGACGTCTTAGCGAGCATCATTCCTCGGTCGGTGCGCATTAGCGAAGCACCCAGCTACGGCCAGTCGGTTATTACCTATGACCCGGGATCTCCGGGTGCTCTGTCTTATGCTGAAGCTGCACTCGAATTTGCGGGGCGTTTTGGAGGACAACATGGCGGCTAAGCGCAGTGGTTTAGGTCGGGGCATTGGTGCACTTATTCCTGCACAAGCACCGGAGAGTGAAAGCGCTGTCGACGTCTTCTTTGGCTCCGAGGATTCCTCCCTCGACGCTGTTCCAGGCCTCGCCCTCAAACAGATACCGCTGGCGGATATCACCCCCAATGCGAGGCAGCCCCGCAGTGAGTTCCGGGCGGAAGAGCTCAACGAGCTCACCCATTCAATCCGGGAGTTTGGTGTCTTGCAGCCCATCGTGGTGCGGCCACGCCCGGCAGCGAGTGCGGCGGAAGCCCCCTACGAATTAATCATGGGGGAGCGACGCCTGCGCGCCGCAACGGCCGCGGGTTTAGCGACCATTCCAGCTGTTGTGAGAGACACCAGCGATGGCGACATGCTGCGAGATGCTTTGCTGGAAAACCTCCACAGGGCTGATTTGAACCCACTGGAAGAGGCCTCTGCCT encodes:
- a CDS encoding ParA family protein, with translation MSTDSTPLADELLAVSVRRERLRRATWPLPSATRIVTIANQKGGVGKTTTTVNLAASLAAHGAKVLVIDLDPQGNASTALGVPHHDGVIGSYEVLLGESAVEDAITPSPEAEGLWCLPATINLAGAEIELVSQERREFRLKEALAGYLGEGKREGFHYIFIDTPPSLGILTINAFALANEVLIPIQCEYYALEGLSQLLDTIERIRAHVNPDLQRKTIALTMYDQRTNLAQQVAQDVQEHFPSDVLASIIPRSVRISEAPSYGQSVITYDPGSPGALSYAEAALEFAGRFGGQHGG
- the rsmG gene encoding 16S rRNA (guanine(527)-N(7))-methyltransferase RsmG produces the protein MKHSGVEQEPEAALLLFGEHIGVARQFAHDLIEYGETLGLIGPRELERLWTRHLVNSALVGTLVKAGTLADIGSGAGFPGLVVAIMRRDVSCTLIEPMERRATWLREEADRLELENVDVLRSRAQDVPSDRRFDTVTARAVSALKKLVPMTRRLVAPGGQMVFLKGQRLDQEIDDAKSVLVKSGLTNVESLVVGADYHTEETRIFRATLES